The proteins below come from a single Campylobacter sp. CCUG 57310 genomic window:
- a CDS encoding 4'-phosphopantetheinyl transferase superfamily protein: protein MKDLLELVVCLKKELKFNKKMLSKVDKKRIKRYPYLLQSKSFINSRAIKFTFKKRSKFCISHKDGCVAVLFGKGAFGVDVEELKDRNFDRISEFCFMEFEEQEWNKSLKNKEKFYQIYTTKEALIKAQNLGFSELKVVDSLRSRGYFKKSFIVNDLFIVSAVFKGKKDIMIKFL, encoded by the coding sequence TTGAAAGATTTATTAGAGCTCGTTGTCTGCTTAAAAAAAGAGCTTAAATTTAATAAAAAAATGCTTAGCAAGGTAGATAAAAAAAGAATTAAAAGATATCCGTATTTGTTGCAATCAAAATCTTTCATAAATTCTCGTGCTATAAAATTTACATTTAAAAAGCGCTCCAAATTTTGTATATCTCATAAAGATGGATGTGTGGCGGTGCTTTTTGGGAAAGGTGCATTTGGAGTGGATGTCGAAGAGTTAAAAGATAGAAATTTTGATCGCATAAGCGAATTTTGTTTTATGGAATTTGAAGAGCAAGAGTGGAACAAGTCGCTAAAAAACAAAGAAAAATTTTATCAAATTTATACTACCAAAGAAGCTTTGATAAAGGCTCAAAATTTGGGCTTTAGCGAGCTTAAAGTTGTAGATTCTTTAAGATCAAGAGGATATTTTAAAAAAAGCTTTATTGTTAATGATTTGTTTATAGTTTCTGCGGTTTTTAAAGGTAAAAAAGATATAATGATTAAATTTTTATAA
- the fabG gene encoding 3-oxoacyl-ACP reductase FabG has translation MSKKRVLITGSSRGIGEAIARRLTSSGYEVVLHGKKKSDVLTNLENELGVKSLAFDVSDTQAANFAIEEDISKNGAYYAVVLNAGITRDNTFVAIEKEDWFDVMDVNLNSFYNVLKPALMPMIRTRKPARVVVISSVSGIIGNRGQVNYSASKAGLIGATKALAVELASRNITVNCVAPGLIETDMIDENLPMDEILKAIPAKRAGKTEEVAPLVEFLLSEDASYITRQVIGVNGGLC, from the coding sequence ATGAGTAAAAAAAGAGTTTTGATAACGGGCTCAAGCAGAGGTATAGGCGAGGCGATAGCAAGACGTCTTACAAGTAGCGGCTATGAAGTGGTTTTGCACGGGAAGAAGAAAAGCGATGTGCTAACTAACCTTGAAAACGAACTTGGAGTTAAAAGCCTTGCTTTTGATGTGAGTGATACGCAGGCTGCAAATTTTGCCATTGAAGAGGATATATCAAAAAACGGCGCTTACTACGCCGTAGTCTTAAATGCAGGGATAACTCGCGACAATACCTTTGTAGCGATTGAAAAAGAGGACTGGTTTGATGTTATGGATGTAAATTTAAATAGCTTTTATAATGTCTTAAAGCCTGCACTCATGCCTATGATACGCACGAGAAAGCCTGCTAGGGTAGTTGTGATAAGCTCGGTTTCAGGCATTATCGGCAATAGAGGACAGGTTAATTATTCTGCAAGCAAAGCGGGGCTTATAGGAGCTACAAAAGCTCTTGCCGTAGAGCTTGCTTCAAGAAATATAACCGTTAATTGCGTAGCTCCGGGACTTATTGAAACAGATATGATAGATGAAAATTTGCCGATGGATGAAATTTTAAAAGCAATTCCGGCAAAAAGAGCGGGCAAAACAGAAGAAGTAGCGCCCTTGGTTGAGTTTTTATTAAGCGAAGATGCCTCATATATAACAAGACAAGTTATCGGCGTAAACGGAGGTCTTTGCTGA
- a CDS encoding beta-ketoacyl synthase N-terminal-like domain-containing protein, whose amino-acid sequence MIYVSKPSIVSAAGMSADKNILNLQTSKRFLTLCDSFIEGKSLMLGKIDISFEKFSPKTPKYFKTRTNALALNAMMQIDNTIKDAIKKHGKNRVGVVIGTTTSGVEENYKIFKEHAKTGFFDIFRYNVSQNALANPAEFITDFYGLSGVCFAVSTACTSGVKAIIEAKRLIKAGICDAVICGGVDSLNTLTINGFHSLGILSEGETNPFSKNRDGINIGEGAGLFVLSKDEISDIVIAGEHSNCDAFHMTQPETSGKMQGICIQEALKKANLSEVDYINLHGTGTVANEQVEAAVVNANLPNTPASSIKPAIGHTLGAAGAIESAICVMLCMQKEVVLPPHIYDGIYDEEIKRVNLVKINEKAVVNSAMSLSFAFGGDNAAIIFERVR is encoded by the coding sequence TTGATATACGTTAGTAAGCCGTCCATAGTGAGCGCAGCCGGCATGAGTGCGGATAAAAATATTTTAAATTTACAAACAAGTAAAAGATTTTTAACTCTTTGTGATAGTTTTATAGAGGGCAAATCATTAATGCTGGGTAAGATAGATATTAGTTTTGAAAAATTTAGCCCCAAAACGCCTAAATACTTTAAAACCCGCACAAACGCGCTTGCCTTAAACGCTATGATGCAAATTGATAATACAATAAAAGACGCCATAAAGAAGCATGGTAAAAATCGCGTAGGTGTCGTTATAGGAACTACAACGAGCGGAGTTGAAGAAAACTACAAGATATTTAAAGAGCATGCTAAGACAGGCTTTTTTGATATATTTAGATACAATGTCAGCCAAAACGCTCTGGCAAATCCTGCCGAGTTTATTACTGATTTTTACGGATTAAGCGGAGTTTGCTTTGCCGTTTCTACGGCTTGCACTTCGGGCGTTAAGGCGATAATTGAAGCCAAAAGGCTTATTAAAGCCGGGATTTGCGATGCGGTTATTTGCGGTGGAGTTGATAGTCTAAATACTCTTACGATAAACGGGTTTCATTCTCTTGGGATACTAAGTGAGGGCGAAACTAATCCCTTTTCAAAAAATCGTGACGGTATAAATATAGGCGAAGGTGCTGGGCTTTTTGTGCTAAGTAAGGATGAGATTTCTGATATTGTTATAGCGGGCGAACATTCAAATTGCGATGCGTTTCATATGACTCAGCCTGAAACAAGCGGCAAAATGCAAGGAATTTGTATCCAAGAAGCGCTTAAAAAAGCAAATTTAAGCGAGGTTGATTATATAAATTTGCATGGCACCGGAACAGTGGCAAACGAACAGGTTGAAGCTGCCGTAGTAAATGCAAATTTGCCAAATACACCGGCAAGTTCTATAAAGCCTGCGATAGGACATACATTGGGCGCTGCAGGAGCGATTGAAAGCGCTATTTGTGTGATGCTTTGCATGCAAAAAGAAGTTGTTTTACCACCTCATATATATGATGGAATTTATGACGAAGAGATAAAGAGAGTAAATTTGGTTAAAATCAATGAAAAAGCCGTTGTAAATTCTGCCATGTCGTTATCTTTTGCTTTTGGCGGAGATAATGCGGCGATTATTTTTGAAAGGGTTAGATGA
- the brnQ gene encoding branched-chain amino acid transport system II carrier protein → MKPGLSKNQFLVISLTLFAMFFGAGNFIFPPTLGKDAGENFYIAIMFFCATAVLLPVLGVAGIARAKGLQNLVRRIDPVFAIVFTVLLYLTIGPLFAIPRAANMPFDIAIKPFIEASNLQIWLFVYSAAYFALNYYVCLNPSRLVKLLGRYLTPLLLILILLLFGAGFLYPIGEFGTAVGEYANHAASKGFVEGYQTMDALASLAFGIIVINAIKDNGVHDERHMVVSTIKAGMMAGIILMVIYLMLGYLGATSAELFKDTTEINGAALLSKVSDYYFGKIGVVILGSAFFLACLTTTLGLITSASEYFEELTNGKVKYKIWVVLWCLIGFGVANFGLTTIIKGSIPVLVAIYPIAIILIILSLINPIIDSSKLVYRSCVYTCVVVGLVNGLDIIGVSIPLLTPFVKTMPFYDAMLGWIVPSLMMFAISYIAYLMFEKREGSF, encoded by the coding sequence ATGAAACCCGGATTAAGTAAAAATCAGTTTTTGGTTATCTCATTAACGCTTTTTGCCATGTTTTTTGGTGCGGGCAATTTCATTTTCCCGCCGACTTTAGGCAAGGATGCGGGAGAGAATTTTTATATAGCTATTATGTTTTTTTGCGCTACCGCGGTTCTTTTACCCGTTCTTGGGGTTGCAGGCATAGCAAGAGCTAAGGGTTTGCAAAATTTAGTTAGGCGCATAGATCCTGTTTTTGCGATAGTTTTTACGGTTCTTTTGTATCTTACGATAGGGCCTCTTTTTGCCATACCAAGAGCGGCTAATATGCCTTTTGATATAGCGATTAAGCCGTTTATAGAGGCTAGTAATCTTCAAATTTGGCTCTTTGTATATTCGGCGGCTTATTTTGCGCTCAATTACTACGTATGTTTAAATCCTTCAAGGCTTGTTAAATTGCTTGGAAGATACCTTACGCCTTTGCTTTTGATACTGATACTTTTGCTTTTTGGGGCGGGGTTTTTATACCCTATCGGAGAATTCGGAACGGCAGTGGGAGAGTATGCCAATCACGCCGCATCAAAGGGATTTGTGGAGGGTTATCAGACTATGGATGCTTTAGCTTCGCTTGCCTTTGGTATCATCGTAATTAACGCTATCAAAGATAACGGAGTTCACGATGAGCGTCATATGGTTGTTTCTACGATTAAGGCCGGAATGATGGCGGGAATTATTTTGATGGTGATATATCTTATGCTTGGATATCTTGGTGCAACTTCAGCCGAGTTATTTAAGGATACTACTGAAATAAACGGTGCGGCTCTTTTGTCAAAAGTCAGCGATTATTACTTCGGTAAGATAGGTGTCGTTATACTGGGTTCTGCATTTTTCCTAGCCTGCCTAACTACCACTCTTGGGCTTATAACTTCTGCGAGCGAGTATTTTGAGGAGCTTACAAACGGCAAAGTAAAATATAAAATTTGGGTTGTTTTGTGGTGTCTGATAGGCTTTGGCGTGGCAAATTTCGGTCTTACTACCATTATAAAAGGCAGCATCCCCGTTCTTGTTGCGATATACCCTATAGCCATTATCTTGATAATTCTTTCGCTTATTAATCCTATTATCGACTCAAGCAAGCTTGTATATCGCTCTTGCGTCTATACTTGCGTTGTCGTTGGGCTAGTAAACGGACTCGATATTATAGGCGTATCTATACCGCTTTTAACTCCGTTTGTAAAGACTATGCCTTTTTATGACGCAATGCTTGGATGGATAGTACCTAGCCTTATGATGTTTGCTATAAGTTACATTGCTTATCTGATGTTTGAAAAAAGAGAGGGAAGCTTTTAA
- the ftsY gene encoding signal recognition particle-docking protein FtsY, producing MFGFFKKGLDKTLEAIRSSRPADKKISKEILEEMLLEADVSYEIVEEIIYYLPPQDEVKKDDLKRILKTYFIYENVAEIKLDKPFVELILGVNGAGKTTTIAKLANLYKTSNKSVILGACDTFRAGAIEQLKQWAKRIEVPIIATNQGHDPSAVAFDTISSALAKNIDNVLLDTAGRLQNQTNLANELSKIVRISARAYENAPHRKILVLDGTQGNAGVAQAKAFNDMVKLDGVIITKLDGTPKGGALFGVARELELPILYIGVGESMNDLVKFEPNEFVDTLVDGMYS from the coding sequence ATGTTTGGATTTTTCAAAAAGGGGCTTGATAAAACACTTGAGGCGATTCGCTCCTCAAGACCGGCGGATAAAAAAATTTCAAAAGAAATTTTAGAAGAGATGCTTTTAGAAGCTGACGTAAGCTACGAGATAGTCGAAGAGATCATCTATTATCTTCCGCCTCAAGACGAAGTTAAAAAAGATGATCTAAAGAGAATTTTAAAGACTTATTTCATATACGAAAATGTCGCAGAGATAAAGCTGGATAAGCCCTTTGTAGAGCTTATTTTAGGCGTAAATGGTGCGGGCAAAACTACAACCATCGCAAAACTTGCAAATTTATACAAAACTTCTAATAAAAGCGTTATTTTAGGAGCTTGCGATACATTTAGAGCGGGAGCCATCGAGCAGCTAAAACAGTGGGCAAAACGCATAGAAGTTCCTATCATAGCTACAAATCAGGGACATGATCCTTCAGCGGTCGCTTTTGATACTATCTCTTCAGCACTTGCAAAAAACATAGATAACGTGCTTTTAGATACCGCCGGCAGACTTCAAAATCAGACAAATTTGGCAAATGAGCTTAGCAAGATAGTTCGAATAAGTGCTAGAGCTTATGAAAACGCGCCTCACCGTAAAATTTTAGTGCTTGACGGCACTCAAGGCAACGCCGGAGTTGCTCAAGCTAAGGCTTTTAACGACATGGTTAAGCTTGACGGCGTTATCATCACAAAACTTGACGGCACACCCAAAGGTGGGGCGCTGTTTGGAGTAGCAAGAGAGCTTGAGCTACCTATACTATACATCGGAGTTGGCGAAAGTATGAACGATCTGGTTAAATTTGAGCCTAACGAATTTGTGGATACCTTAGTAGACGGGATGTATAGCTGA
- the rny gene encoding ribonuclease Y — protein sequence MIEVLVGLGAGAVGVGAGYLVAKKINDANYNIFLEQAKAKAKAIEYEAELTLKNSKISVQEAEFEAKKKYDDKTIKLQKEYGQKFDELGKREQALLNEQEILKESKDELERSKTEAKNLYEEGVNLKVSYQAKLQEALKVLEHAAGLTEEEAREVVLKKVEEKSRADIAHIVRKHEEEAKREAKKRVNYILAQATSRFAGEFAAERLINVVNIKNDELKGRIIGKEGRNIKTLEMVLGVDIIIDDTPNAIILSSFNLYRRAIATRVIEILVEDGRIQPARIEDIHKKVCEEFEASIMEEGENIVIDLGLSKMHPEIVKLIGKLKFRASYGQNALAHSLEVAHLAGIIAAETGGDEKLAKRAGILHDIGKALTHEYEGSHVDLGAEICKRYKEHPVVINAIYAHHGHEEATSVESAAVCAADCLSAARPGARREVLESFLKRVEEIENIAKSKEGIKQAYAINAGREIRVIANAKLINDDEAVLVAKEIAQEIEDKVQYPGEIKVNVIREIRAVDYAK from the coding sequence ATGATAGAAGTTTTAGTAGGATTAGGAGCAGGTGCGGTGGGCGTTGGCGCAGGATATCTTGTCGCCAAAAAGATAAATGACGCAAACTATAATATATTTTTAGAACAGGCAAAAGCAAAAGCAAAGGCAATCGAGTATGAGGCGGAATTAACGCTTAAAAATTCTAAAATTTCAGTTCAAGAGGCTGAATTTGAAGCCAAGAAAAAATATGACGATAAGACAATTAAGCTACAAAAAGAGTACGGGCAGAAATTTGACGAGCTTGGCAAGAGAGAGCAAGCTCTTTTAAACGAACAAGAAATTTTAAAAGAGAGCAAAGACGAGCTTGAAAGATCAAAAACCGAAGCTAAAAATTTATACGAAGAGGGCGTAAATTTAAAGGTTAGTTACCAGGCTAAACTGCAAGAAGCGCTTAAGGTGCTTGAGCATGCGGCAGGTTTAACCGAAGAAGAGGCTCGTGAAGTCGTGCTTAAGAAGGTTGAAGAAAAGAGTCGCGCAGATATAGCTCATATCGTAAGAAAACATGAAGAAGAGGCTAAAAGGGAAGCTAAAAAGAGGGTAAATTACATCCTTGCTCAGGCTACTTCGCGCTTTGCGGGCGAATTTGCGGCTGAGAGGCTAATTAACGTCGTAAATATCAAAAACGATGAGCTAAAAGGCAGAATCATCGGAAAAGAGGGGCGAAATATCAAGACTCTTGAGATGGTTTTAGGCGTTGATATCATAATTGACGATACTCCTAACGCGATTATATTAAGCAGCTTTAATCTTTACAGACGTGCAATCGCTACGAGAGTCATCGAGATTTTGGTGGAAGACGGACGAATTCAGCCTGCAAGAATTGAAGATATACATAAAAAAGTATGCGAAGAATTTGAAGCCAGCATAATGGAAGAGGGCGAAAATATAGTAATAGACCTTGGTCTTAGCAAGATGCATCCTGAGATCGTAAAGTTAATAGGCAAGCTCAAATTTAGAGCTAGCTACGGACAAAACGCACTTGCACATAGTCTTGAAGTAGCCCATCTTGCAGGTATCATAGCTGCAGAAACGGGCGGAGATGAGAAGCTTGCAAAAAGAGCGGGAATTCTTCATGATATAGGCAAGGCTTTAACTCACGAATACGAGGGAAGCCACGTTGATTTGGGCGCTGAAATTTGTAAACGTTATAAAGAACACCCTGTCGTTATAAATGCTATATACGCTCACCACGGTCACGAAGAAGCAACAAGCGTAGAGAGTGCCGCCGTTTGTGCGGCCGACTGCTTAAGTGCGGCGCGTCCGGGTGCTAGAAGAGAGGTTCTTGAAAGCTTCTTAAAACGCGTTGAAGAGATAGAAAATATCGCAAAAAGCAAAGAGGGCATCAAGCAAGCTTACGCTATCAACGCAGGACGCGAAATTCGCGTTATAGCAAATGCAAAACTTATAAACGACGATGAAGCGGTGCTTGTAGCTAAGGAGATAGCGCAAGAGATCGAGGATAAGGTTCAGTATCCGGGCGAGATAAAAGTAAATGTCATTAGAGAAATTCGCGCGGTTGATTACGCGAAATAA
- a CDS encoding DUF945 family protein: protein MKKILIFVAVLAALVFGGLKFYSMKVEEKFYSVLNNIKNVEAVAVENEKFSGGFFASNGNFDVVIKKDSINNLFALNKEEGLKEDLKLKITSSISHGVSNLINGIETIGDVELASENLKDVSNKIFDTTKPLKFKVIEKIGGDKNARFELVKIDKEADGVKFNMADTFMDFKFDDAYKILQSKISNDFIKVNDDSMNITFEGIHYDVKYEKPLDISSLANYTFANDVAKTNIKKIGLNFMQNSLDISDISSDTKLITDSQTITQVDSTKISKIKYDDIELVDFVMDTRVENIDKKSIEGILNSKAKDDELYFQELQNMFQAILQRGPKLVFEKLNFKNSDNKTYESNLEISLDPSNGQDFSMMYSIMRILNLSGYIKIDTTPGEFLFKNLQDQKVMIDQSLLDSGVFVQNGNSYESKFNYNKRTQDIIFNNKISLKTFLATMF from the coding sequence TTGAAGAAAATTTTAATATTTGTAGCGGTTTTGGCTGCTTTGGTATTTGGAGGGCTTAAATTTTACTCTATGAAAGTGGAGGAGAAATTTTATAGCGTTCTTAATAATATAAAGAACGTAGAAGCCGTTGCAGTAGAAAATGAGAAATTTAGCGGAGGATTTTTTGCCTCTAACGGAAATTTTGATGTTGTTATCAAAAAAGATAGCATAAACAATCTTTTTGCTCTTAATAAAGAAGAAGGTCTTAAGGAGGATTTAAAACTCAAAATCACCTCTTCTATAAGTCATGGAGTTTCAAATTTGATAAATGGAATTGAAACTATCGGTGATGTAGAGTTAGCAAGCGAAAATTTAAAAGATGTGTCAAATAAAATTTTTGACACCACCAAGCCTCTTAAATTTAAGGTGATTGAAAAGATAGGCGGAGATAAAAACGCCCGTTTCGAGCTTGTTAAGATAGATAAAGAAGCCGATGGAGTTAAATTTAATATGGCTGATACCTTTATGGATTTTAAGTTTGATGATGCTTATAAAATTTTGCAGAGCAAAATTTCAAATGACTTTATAAAAGTTAATGACGATTCTATGAATATTACCTTTGAGGGTATTCATTATGATGTTAAATACGAAAAACCTCTTGATATCTCAAGTCTTGCAAACTATACTTTCGCCAATGATGTTGCCAAGACCAATATCAAAAAAATAGGCTTAAATTTTATGCAAAATTCTCTAGATATAAGCGATATATCTAGCGATACTAAACTGATAACAGACAGCCAAACTATAACTCAGGTTGATAGCACTAAAATTTCTAAAATCAAGTATGATGATATAGAGCTTGTTGATTTTGTTATGGATACAAGAGTTGAGAATATCGATAAAAAATCCATAGAAGGTATTTTAAATTCCAAAGCTAAAGATGACGAACTATATTTTCAAGAGCTTCAAAATATGTTTCAAGCGATACTTCAAAGAGGACCTAAGCTCGTGTTTGAAAAGCTAAATTTTAAGAATAGTGACAATAAAACCTATGAGTCGAATTTGGAAATTTCATTAGATCCTTCAAATGGGCAAGATTTTTCTATGATGTATAGCATTATGAGAATTTTGAATTTAAGCGGATATATCAAGATAGACACTACGCCAGGGGAATTTTTGTTTAAAAATTTACAGGATCAAAAAGTTATGATTGATCAAAGCTTGCTTGATAGCGGAGTTTTTGTGCAAAACGGCAATAGCTACGAATCTAAATTTAACTACAATAAACGCACTCAGGATATTATTTTTAACAATAAAATTTCTCTTAAAACTTTTTTAGCTACGATGTTTTAA
- a CDS encoding lipid-binding SYLF domain-containing protein, which translates to MKKILLIIFSAILLFANDELVLDASNSFTLTMRKNSSAPTKALMQNARAVVIFPSVKKIGLVLGGMHGKGIMVLGNPYSPSELVPVEISGGSIGLQIGYENSSLVLFIMKDSLIEDIKQGKITIEAGASFAFGDIGDNYAKMSDFSFSSSIYAYASNDGFFAGASFGGAVISKSNESSPKMDSYGFSSLMNAFSKF; encoded by the coding sequence ATGAAGAAAATTTTACTGATAATTTTTAGTGCGATTTTGCTCTTTGCAAACGATGAGCTTGTGCTTGATGCCTCAAATTCATTTACTTTAACAATGAGAAAAAACAGCTCCGCTCCGACAAAGGCGCTTATGCAAAACGCAAGGGCAGTAGTTATATTTCCTAGTGTGAAAAAAATAGGTCTGGTTCTTGGCGGTATGCACGGCAAGGGTATAATGGTACTGGGCAATCCTTACTCGCCAAGCGAGCTTGTGCCAGTAGAGATAAGCGGCGGAAGCATAGGGCTTCAGATAGGTTATGAAAACAGCTCTTTAGTGCTATTTATAATGAAAGATAGCCTTATAGAAGATATCAAGCAAGGAAAGATAACCATAGAGGCTGGAGCTTCGTTTGCATTTGGAGATATAGGTGATAACTACGCTAAGATGAGCGATTTTAGCTTTTCAAGCAGCATATATGCCTATGCAAGCAATGATGGATTTTTCGCAGGAGCAAGCTTTGGCGGGGCAGTAATATCAAAAAGCAACGAAAGCTCTCCTAAGATGGACTCATACGGCTTTTCATCTTTGATGAACGCTTTTTCTAAATTTTAA
- a CDS encoding TlpA disulfide reductase family protein codes for MKFRLLIITFLIFFVSGCSDTDKKSSNDTPSVQSAKTSELKEIKQSDNQTNQEIKQAEIKEEQKQEVKKETAKKDDASSNDPFELTFLNEEKIKLQKFDRGVKVEGNDQAILFNFFATWCPPCKAEIPHLNNLQDKFKGKLKIISVLMEDKAKDEIEAFAKHYKVKFDITYGANNLHFAKSLGGVVGIPYMVLYKPDGTYATHYVGLVPEEMLESDISKVIN; via the coding sequence ATGAAATTCAGACTACTGATTATAACATTTTTAATATTTTTTGTAAGCGGTTGCAGCGATACGGATAAAAAATCAAGCAATGATACTCCAAGTGTGCAATCAGCCAAAACAAGCGAATTAAAAGAGATAAAACAAAGCGATAACCAAACAAATCAAGAGATCAAACAAGCGGAAATCAAAGAGGAGCAAAAGCAAGAAGTTAAGAAAGAGACGGCTAAAAAAGATGACGCAAGTTCAAACGATCCATTTGAGCTTACGTTCTTAAACGAAGAGAAGATAAAACTTCAAAAATTTGATCGCGGAGTCAAGGTTGAAGGAAACGATCAGGCGATACTTTTTAACTTTTTTGCCACTTGGTGCCCGCCTTGTAAAGCAGAGATACCGCACTTAAACAACCTGCAAGATAAATTTAAAGGCAAGCTTAAAATCATAAGCGTTTTGATGGAAGATAAGGCAAAAGACGAGATTGAAGCGTTTGCTAAGCATTATAAAGTAAAATTTGATATAACTTACGGCGCGAACAACCTCCACTTTGCAAAGTCTTTAGGCGGAGTTGTCGGTATACCGTACATGGTGCTTTATAAGCCGGACGGGACATACGCAACTCACTACGTAGGGCTAGTTCCTGAAGAGATGCTAGAAAGCGATATAAGCAAGGTGATTAACTGA
- a CDS encoding 5-formyltetrahydrofolate cyclo-ligase gives MQKENFRKDSRIRLKRELKFKAKSSHYKMFEPLLNLLDELRPKRILIFIPLPSEPNLQILKRKLCKKYEIFIPFMFDISLKMVKSKLPLKRSKFGIKEPISPKFLNKRIDVAIVPVLGVDGNMARIGHGKGFYDRFFSDLPYRPIVIFVQIKENFIDKIITQNHDIQGDFYITPTKNYIKRGTYDRSFSRIRSRCGGRWRRISCRQKDK, from the coding sequence TTGCAAAAAGAAAATTTTAGAAAAGATAGCAGAATAAGACTAAAAAGAGAGCTTAAATTCAAGGCTAAATCATCGCATTATAAGATGTTTGAGCCGCTTTTAAATTTGCTTGACGAGTTAAGACCTAAGCGAATTTTGATATTTATTCCTCTGCCGTCCGAGCCGAATTTGCAAATTTTAAAGAGAAAATTATGTAAAAAATATGAAATTTTTATTCCGTTTATGTTTGATATTAGTTTAAAAATGGTAAAATCAAAACTTCCGCTAAAGCGTTCAAAATTTGGGATTAAAGAGCCTATCTCACCTAAATTTTTAAACAAGCGGATAGACGTAGCTATCGTTCCCGTCCTTGGGGTTGACGGAAATATGGCTAGGATAGGGCACGGAAAAGGTTTTTATGATAGATTTTTTAGTGATTTACCTTACCGACCTATTGTGATATTTGTTCAGATTAAAGAGAATTTTATCGATAAAATCATCACTCAAAATCACGATATTCAAGGTGATTTTTACATTACCCCTACCAAAAATTATATAAAAAGAGGAACTTATGATAGAAGTTTTAGTAGGATTAGGAGCAGGTGCGGTGGGCGTTGGCGCAGGATATCTTGTCGCCAAAAAGATAAATGA
- a CDS encoding DedA family protein: MQDMLTSLSTYGYIVLFLYSLGGGMVAIIAAGVLSYAGKMDLSVSIVVATAANTIGDMMLFYVGRYNKQAVMPYLANHKRKLAYSHILMKRHGDKVIFMQKFVYGIKTLVPIAIGLTKYPVVKFGVLNLLASIVWAIALGVGSFYMGEIFMNIGSYFGSHGWIMPIIMFVLLGSIWFYLQQVTKKKEKN, translated from the coding sequence TTGCAAGATATGCTCACATCGCTATCCACTTATGGATATATAGTTTTGTTTTTGTACTCTCTTGGTGGCGGTATGGTTGCCATCATTGCAGCAGGGGTTTTGAGTTATGCCGGGAAAATGGATTTAAGCGTAAGTATCGTGGTGGCGACAGCGGCAAACACCATAGGCGATATGATGCTTTTTTATGTAGGTCGCTACAACAAACAAGCCGTCATGCCCTATCTTGCAAATCATAAACGCAAGCTTGCATACTCGCATATTTTGATGAAAAGACACGGGGATAAAGTGATCTTTATGCAAAAATTTGTTTATGGCATAAAGACATTGGTGCCTATCGCTATCGGTCTTACGAAATATCCTGTGGTCAAATTTGGTGTTTTAAATTTGCTTGCCTCTATCGTTTGGGCTATTGCGCTTGGTGTGGGAAGCTTTTATATGGGTGAAATTTTTATGAATATAGGCTCTTATTTCGGCTCGCACGGCTGGATTATGCCTATTATTATGTTTGTGCTTTTGGGTTCTATTTGGTTTTATCTACAACAAGTAACTAAAAAAAAGGAAAAAAATTGA
- a CDS encoding thioester dehydrase: MSLADHLPHGTSIVLIDEILEFKQDYIKTKSIIKSDNKFLQDGKFEMYKSIEMMAQALGIYDSKMRELKGLKSGLGFLLGSRKFEMFQPFLNIGDEVVIEARCSLQDEEGFGIYDCELYTDGKMAAKARLNVISPNDEFVQRIVNE; encoded by the coding sequence ATGAGTTTGGCTGATCATTTGCCTCACGGCACTTCTATCGTTCTTATAGATGAAATTTTAGAATTTAAGCAAGATTATATCAAGACTAAAAGTATCATAAAAAGCGATAATAAATTTTTGCAAGACGGCAAATTTGAGATGTATAAAAGCATAGAGATGATGGCGCAAGCGCTTGGGATATATGATTCTAAGATGCGTGAGTTAAAAGGGTTAAAATCAGGACTTGGATTCTTGCTTGGAAGTAGAAAATTTGAGATGTTTCAGCCGTTTTTAAATATAGGGGACGAAGTTGTAATAGAAGCAAGATGTTCTTTGCAGGATGAGGAGGGGTTTGGAATTTATGATTGCGAGCTTTATACGGATGGCAAAATGGCCGCCAAAGCCCGTTTAAATGTAATAAGTCCTAATGATGAGTTTGTACAAAGGATTGTAAATGAGTAA